One Pseudomonas syringae CC1557 genomic window, GCTTCAAGTGCAGACTCGGCATGATGTTCTTCATCGCTGAGCATCTGTTGCAGAATCGCCCGCGATTTGCCGTCTTCGGTCGGCAGTTGTTCCAGGTGCTCGCTCAGGTGTTTGCAGACCTGATCTTCTGTTGCGGCAACAAACCCGAGGCTGACCCGGTCACTGATGATCCCGGCCACTGCGCCCATCCCGAAGGAAAGACCGTAGAACAGCGGGTTCAGCACGCTGGTGTGGCTGCCAAGTTGATGAATGCGCTGTTCGCACCAGACCAGGTGATCGATTTCTTCTTCGGCCGCATGCTCCATCGCCTTGCGTACCTTGGGCAGCTTCGCGGTTAGCGCCTGACCCTGATACAGCGCCTGGGCGCAGACTTCGCCGGTATGGTTGATGCGCATCAGGCCTGCGACATGGCGGGCGTCGGCCTCGCTCATCGTGTGATCGGGCTGGACAACTGCCGGGGACGGACGCCGTGCGTGTGCGCTCGACGGCAGCAGGGTGCGCATTGCGCTGTCGGCTTGCAGTAACAGACGGTCGATGGGGGAATATTGACGTTCGGTAGCCATGGGCACCTCCGTAAGAACCATGCGGGCAGTTTACCCGAATTGGCGCAGGGCGGCTGGACCTGTATCAGCCGGCCGACGATCTTCAGGATCAGCCAGCCGGGGGAGTTTCGCGAAGATTTGCGATCAGCCCGGAGGCCAGTTCATCTGACGTTGACCCAGCACATGCATGTGAATGTGATAAACGGTCTGCCCGCCCAGCTCATTGCAGTTCATGACCACACGGAAGCCTTCTTCGCAGCCCAGCTCAAGTGCCAGACGTTGCGCCGTGAACAGGATGTGGCCTGCCAGGCCTTTGTCCTCTTCGGTCAGGTCATTCAAGGTACGAATAGGCTTTTTCGGGATAACCAGAAAATGCACGGGTGCCTGTGGGGCGATATCGTGGAAGGCCAGTACCTGATCATCTTCGTAGATGATCTTTGCCGGGATTTCCCGATTGATGATCTTGGTGAACAAAGTATCCACAGCTGTTTGCTCCTTGTCGGTTGATGGGGGCGCAGGTTACTGCCGTGAGCCTGAGTGTACTGAGCGAAACATGGCCCGCCCAGCCCTGCCTCTGTCAGCGCGGGCAGAACTTCTTGTTGATATAACCGCTTATCTGGCGTGCCAGCCAGCGCGAAACGAAGCGCGGGCTGAGTGTCCAGAACCTGTTGCTGAAGCCGGGAATGATAACCGCGCGATTTTTTGCCAGCGCCCGGACCGTGTACAGCGCCACTTCTTCAGGGCTCATCAGATTATCGACGTTCACCTGTAATTGCGCGGTACGGAAGAAAGCCGTCCGGGTTGGCCCAGGGCACAATACCGAGACGTTGACGCCAGCTTTTTTCACTTCCTCGCGCAGACCTTCGGAAAAATGCAGTACATATGCCTTGCTGGCGTAATAGGTACTCATCCAGGGGCCCGGCTGGAAAGCCGCTACCGAAGCGACATTGAGTATCTGTCCGCCGCCCTGGATCGCCATCAGGTTACCGACGGTGTGACACAAACGTGTGAGCGCCAGGATATTCAAGTCGATCAGGTCCTGCTCGACGCCCCAGTCCTGCGCCAAAAATGGCCCGCACGTGCCGATGCCTGCGGCGTTGACCAGCAGGTCGATCTGGTGGGCACCGTCTTCCAGCTCCAGCAGAAAACCCGAGAGTCGCAGCGGTTCACCCAGGTCGCACGCACGAATCAGTACCTCGACGCCAAAGCGCTGAGTGAATTCCAGTGCGGTCGTTTCCAGCAAGTCACGCTGGCGGGCAACCAGAATAAGGTTGCGACCACGCCGCGCCAGCGCCTCGGCGATGGCCAGGCCTATGCCGCTGGAAGCGCCAGTGATCAGGGCGTAACGGGTCATGCATTTCTCCATTGAGCCTGTGCGCCCGGCTGTTCGCCGGACGTCAGCAGTTTATTACTTGTCGTTCTGTTCGTTTGGCTCTTTATTGACATCATCAGGAGCGCTCAAGGCACTGTCTTCCTGATCATCGTAAGGCAGGGTCTGTTCGTACTCGTCGGTTTTAAGCGCCAGCTCCTCTTTGGCCAGGGTTGCAATGCCGTAATAGATGCTGGCTACGGTGATAACCGGGATCATGGCAATCCACACGACGGCCAGAAACTTTACGCCGCGCGTGTTGGGCGGTGGCGGCGGGCCAAACTGGTTCGGGCCTTTGGTGCCGGGCAGCACCATGATCAGGAACGGGAACAAGGTGCCCACGAACGGCACGAGGTTCAACAGCAAAAGCCAGCCTGACCAGCCCAGGTCATGCAGCCTCTGCACCCCGATCATAATTCCGATAGTGATGAACACCACCACCAGAACCGCGATCAGCAAGCCGCCGCCGACCAGCGATGCGTTCATGACGGCCAGGGCAAGTGATAGCAGAACTATGAGCGTGACACACTGGACCATGCTCCACGCCAGAAAGCGCAGACGTCCGATACGGCCATTGGTGGTGAAGACTTTGAGCGTGGAATGCCCGAACTCCTCGTGACCCACCTGCGCTTTGGGCGGCGCGTAAGGGGATGCGGGCTCAGGCGAGCGTTTATCGGCTGCCCAAGGGGTTGCTGGCGTGGCGACCTCATCCAGATTGAGACTGATGGCCTGGTCGGGTTCGATGTGTGCTTCGACGCCTGCCTCTTTCAGCGCAGTGATATAGCGCTCTGCTTCCGTGTGAACCAGCCCGCGCTTGAGGGTGACGGGTTTGCCGCTAAACAGCTTTTCAACCGCCGCAGCGTCGCTTTTGAAGAGCCCGGCTACGTTGGCTTTTGCCGTTTCAGGCTCGACGCCGTCACGCACCTGCCCTTCAAACATGATTTTGAAGAGGGTATCGGTCATACAGGGCTTCCTTGTCTTGAGTGAGAGCAGCAGGACACCTTATAGAGGCGTCCTTTCGTGAGGGCAGAGCGGCAGTCGGTCAGAACGGTTTTACGATAACCAGAATGACCACCGCAATCAGAATCAATACCGGGATTTCATTGAACCAGCGATAAAACACGTGGCTGCGGCCATTCTCGCCACGGGCGAAGCGTTTCATCTGCGCGCCGCAGACATGGTGGTAGCCGATCAGCAGGAACACCAGGGTCAGCTTCGCGTGCATCCAGCCCTGGCTGAAATAACCGCTGGGGTCGAAGCTGATCAGCCAGCCGCCGAAGACCAGCGTGGCGATCATTGCCGGTGTCATGATGCCGCGGTACAGTTTGCGCTCCATCACCATGAAGCGCTCGCGGCTGACGGTGTCCTCGCTCATCGAGTGGTAGACGAACAGTCTTGGTAGATAGAACAGGGCTGCAAACCAGCAGACCATCGAGATGACATGCAGTGCTTTGATCCATAAATAGAGCATTTTTGATTATTCCCAGGTTCACGGTGGCCGAATAGTAGTGTCTTGTGCGCCCTTACGTCACGTTGTCGGTTGTCGCAGAGGCCATAGGCTCCTATTATCGACCGCTTTCCAGTTGTTTCGTTGAGGGCAGGTTATGGTCAAGGTCGGTATCGTCGGCGGCACGGGTTACACCGGAGTCGAGCTGCTGCGTCTGTTGGCACAGCATCCGCAGGCAGAAGTGGTGGTAATTACCTCTCGCTCGGAGGCCGGTCTTCCAGTCGCCGACATGTATCCGAACCTGCGAGGCCATTACGACGGCCTGGCGTTCAGCGTCCCTGATGTCAAAACCCTGGGGGCCTGTGATGTGGTGTTTTTTGCCACGCCTCACGGTGTTGCCCATGCCCTGGCGGGTGAACTGCTTGCGGCGGGCACCAAGGTAATCGATCTGTCGGCCGATTTCCGTCTGCAGGACCCGGTCGAGTGGGCCAAATGGTACGGCCAGCCTCACGGTGCGCCGCAGTTGCTGCAGGACGCGGTCTACGGGCTGCCGGAAGTCAACCGCGAGCAGATAAAGAGCGCCCGCTTGATTGCCGTGCCGGGCTGCTACCCGACAGCCACGCAACTGGGCTTCTTGCCGTTGCTTGAAGCAGGCATTGCCGATAACACCCGTTTGATTGCCGACTGTAAGTCCGGTGTGAGCGGCGCAGGGCGTGGTCTGAGCATTGGCTCTCTTTACTCGGAAGCCAACGAAAGCTTCAAGGCGTACGCCGTAAAAGGTCACCGTCATCTGCCTGAAATCACTCAGGGGCTGCGTCGCGCAGCAGGTGGTGAGGTTGGTCTGACCTTCGTACCGCATCTGGTGCCGATGATCCGTGGCATTCATTCCACACTTTATGCAACGGTCACTGACCGCTCGGTGGATCTGCAAGCTCTGTTCGAGAAGCGCTACGCCGATGAGCCGTTCGTTGATGTAATGCCAGCCGGTAGCCACCCGGAAACCCGTAGTGTGCGTGGCGCCAACGTCTGCCGCATTGCCGTGCATCGTCCACAGGGCGGCGATCTGGTGGTCGTGCTCTCGGTTATCGACAACCTGGTGAAGGGCGCGTCCGGGCAGGCGGTGCAGAACATGAACATCCTGTTTGGTCTGGATGAGCGCGCAGGGTTGTCTCATGCGGGGATGATGCCCTGAGGGAAGCCGCTTATAGCTTCAGCGGCAGGCTTCAAGTCGCAAGGCAAGGGCGGACCGGCCATGCTCTTGTAGCTTGTAGCTGCCTCCCAGCAAATAGTTGACCGATTTTCTAGGAGAAGCGGATAATGCCGTCATTACGCATTACGACGGCTAATGCCGGGAGATATCTGACATGAGTGTTGAATCCTTTACGCCTACGGCTTTGGAATTCACCCCAAATGCAGCGCACAAGGTGAAAACCCTGGTCGACGAAGAGGGCAATGATCGCCTTAAGCTGCGTGTATTCGTTACAGGTGGTGGTTGCTCGGGTTTTCAGTACGGCTTCACTTTTGATGAGGACGTGGCAGACGACGATACAATCGTCGAGCGCGAGGGCGTTAGTCTGGTGGTCGATCCGATGAGCTTCCAGTATCTGGCGGGCGCTGAAGTGGATTATCAGGAAGGGCTTGAGGGCTCGCGATTCGTGATCAAGAACCCGAATGCTTCCACGACCTGTGGTTGTGGTTCTTCGTTTTCGATCTGATCGAACGCTGCTGTAAATACGCTGCTGTAAACAAAGACGCCGCTCATTCGAGCGGCGTTTTGCGTTCAGGTGTCAGGCTTCAAGCTGGGTAGATCGCGCCCAGAATCCGCAGGCCTTTGGCCCCGGTTACCGTGGGGCGGTTCGCCGGGACGCTTTCAAGGCAGCAATGCGCAAGCCATGCAAAGGCCATCGCTTCTACCCAGTCAGGGTCGACGCCAAATTTATCGGTGCTGCTGACTTGGGTGTCGGGCAACAGTTCGGCAAGACGACTCATCAGCGCAGTGTTGTGCGCGCCGCCGCCGCAGACCAGAAGATCCACGGTGCTCGACTGTGCCGATTGCAGCGACTCGGTGATGGTCAGCGCGGTCAGCTCCAGCAGAGTGGCCTGCACATCTTCCGGTGCCAACGTCTGAAACTGAAAGAGATGATGGCGAAGCCAGCCGAGGTTGAACACTTCCCGGCCAGTACTTTTCGGCCCCTTGGTCTGGAAGAACGGGTCGCTGAGCAGCGTGTTCAGCAGCTCCTTGTTGACCTGACCGCTCGCTGCCCAGTTGCCATTTTCGTCGTAGCTCTGAGTGCGTTTGGATTGTATCCAGGCGTCAAGCAGCACGTTGCCCGGGCCGCAATCAAAGCCTTCAACCGGACGATCCGATTCGATCAGACTCAGGTTGCTGAACCCGCCAATGTTAAGCACTGCGCGATGATTCTTGTTGTCATCGAACAGCGCTTCATGGAAGGCTGGCACCAGCGGTGCACCCTGGCCACCTGCTGCAATGTCACGACGGCGGAAGTCACTCACTACGGTGATTTCAGTCAGTTCGGCAAGCAGGGCAGGGTTGCCGATCTGGATACTGTAGCCACGAGCAGGCTCATGGCGAATTGTCTGGCCATGGCTGCCAATGGCGCGGATCTGTCCGGCTACCATGTTCTGCTCTTTCAGCAAGGTCAGAACACCCTCGGCGACCAGTCGGCACCACTTCTGCTCGGTAACGGCGGCGCGAGCCAGCTCATCTGCCCCACTGGAGCAAAGCGCCAGCAACTCTGCATGCAGGTCTTCCGGCATGGGGATGTAATGAGTTGCCAGGAGTATCGGTCGGTTATCCTGCTTCAACAGGGCGATATCGATCCCATCGAGGCTGCTGCCGGACATCACACCTATATAGAAGTAGGCCATGGATTACCTTTTATTAGAGGCCAGCGTGGTGGCCTTTTCCTGATCCATGCGCGCCATCAACGGTTGGCTTTGCTGCATGAACCGCTGTTTTTCGGATTTGGCGATCGGATCCGCCATCGGAAGCTTCTGACCCAACGGGTCTACGTGCACGCCATTGACCTGAAACTCATAGTGCAAATGCGGGCCCGTCGACAAGCCGGTAGTTCCAATATAGCCGATCACCTGGCCTTGCTTGACCGCACTGCCGGTTTGCACGCCTTTGGCGAAGCCTTGCATGTGACCATACAGCGTGCGGTAAGTGTCGCCGTGCTGGATGATTACCGTGTTGCCGTAGCCGCCACGACGCCCGGCCAACAACACTTTACCGTCGCCGGTGGCCTTGATCGGAGTGCCGCGTGGAGCAGCATAGTCGACACCTTTGTGCGCACGGATCTTGTTCAGGATCGGGTGCTTGCGCCCCATCGAGAACATCGAGCTGATACGGGCGAAGTCGACCGGTGTACGGATGAACGCCTTGCGCATGCTGTTGCCATCGGCGGTGTAGTAATTGGTAGTGCCTTGTTTGCTGGTGTAACGAACTGCCGTGTAGGTCTTGCCACGGTTGGTGAAACGGGCCGCCAGGATATTACCGGTGCCGACGCTCTTGCCGTTGACCACTTTCTGCTCATACACCACATCAAACTCGTCGCCCTTGCGAATGTCCTGAGCGAAGTCGATGTCGTAGCCAAAGATATTGGCCATGTCCATGGTCATGCTGTGGGTCAGGCCGGCGCGCTGGGCGGATTGCGACAGGGAGCTGTTGATAACTCCGTGTACATAGGCATTACGCACATTGGGTTTGCTGATTTCACGATTGAACGCAAAGCCGGTCGCTGTCTTCGACAGGCTGATGCTCTCGACTTCACTGAGTTTGGTATGCAATTGCTTGAGCTGGCCGTCCGGCGTCAGCTCAAACTGCAGGGTCTGACCATTCTGCAGCTTGCTGAACTGCTTGGCCTGCTTGTCGCTGGCCAGCACTTCGTGAACGGTGGCGGCTGGAAGGCCGACCTTTTCGAACAGTGTCGACAGCGTGTCGCCTTTGCTGACGGTGACTTCCCGGTGATTGGGATTCTTGTCGGCGGCAGGCGCCGGTTTTTCTGCTGGCTGTGCGGCGGCGGTGTCTTGAGCCTGATCGTCGGTGTCGTCGATCCGGGCAAATGGCGATTCGGTGGTTTCAGGTGTGGCTTGAGTGGCTTCTGGAGCGTCTTGGTCTTGTACGTCCTGATCAGGCATCTCCAGATCAAGTGCAAGGTTCGTTCGTTTGGCTTCGACTTCGCTTGAAGGGAAAACCAGGAGAGCCAGGCTCAACAATGCGGCGATGCCGCTTGCAGCGAGCAGGTGACTCTTCGGATAAAGCGGGGGCGCTTTAGGCGGTGTGTCTTTCATAGGTAATTTGACTTTGAAAAAGGTGAAATGGAAAAGATGAATGACATGATGAAGATGAAATAACTGTATAAAATATAACCAAAACCTGCTCGAAGCAACCCTTCCCGCGTATCGGTCAATGATTTGCGCGCGAAGGCTGGGCAAAACTTGTAATTGGGCTCTGATCTTGTAAGGTTGAGCCCCTTTGAATTGGGGGCTGAAATGAAGTCGGTTGAAGAACAGCTGGCGCTTATAAAGCGCGGTGCAGATGAGCTCCTGGTCGAGGCCGAACTGGTCGAGAAACTGAAACGCGGCCAGCCGCTACGTATCAAGGCCGGCTTCGATCCGACAGCGCCCGATCTGCATCTGGGGCATACGGTCCTTATTAACAAGCTGCGGCAGTTCCAGGATCTGGGGCATCAGGTCATTTTCCTGATTGGCGATTTCACCGGCATGATCGGCGATCCGAGCGGCAAGAGCGCCACGCGTCCGCCGTTGACGCGTGAGCAGGTCCTCGACTACGCCGAGACCTACAAGTCTCAGGTCTTCAAGATTCTGGATCCTGCCAAGACCGAAGTGGCCTTCAACTCGACATGGATGGACAAGCTCAGCCCTGCTGACTTCATTCGCCTGTCCTCGCAATACACCGTTGCGCGCATGCTTGAGCGAGACGATTTCGACAAGCGCTATAAAAGCAACCAGTCCATCGCTATTCATGAGTTCCTGTATCCACTGGTGCAGGGTTATGACTCGGTCGCCTTGAAAGCTGACGTCGAGCTGGGCGGGACCGATCAGAAATTCAACCTGCTTATGGGGCGTGAGCTTCAGCGCTCTTACGGGCAGGAGCCACAGTGCATTCTGACCATGCCTTTGCTGGAAGGTCTGGATGGCGTGAAGAAGATGTCCAAGTCGCTGGGCAACTACGTTGGTATTCAGGAAGCACCGGGGATTATGTACAGCAAGCTTGTATCTATCCCTGATTCCCTGATGTGGCGTTACTTTGAGTTGTTGAGCTTCCGCTCCATGGAAGAGATCAACGGATTCAAGGCTGAGTGCGAGGCGGGTGCCAATCCGCGGGATATCAAGATCAAGCTGGCTGAAGAGTTGGTGGCGCGTTTCCATGGTGAAGACGCTGCTGCTAACGCACACCGTTCTGCGGGTAACCGTATGAAGGAAGGCGAGCTGCCGGCGGATCTCCCGGAGATATCCCTCGCTGCTGCTGAAGACATGCCGATCTCGGCTGTCCTTAATAAGGCAGGGTTGGTCAAGAACGCTGCAGTTGCTCGCGATCTTCTGGCTTCCGGTGGTGTACGTATAGATGGAGAGGTTGTCGATCGTGGTTTTGTGTTCAAGCTGGGTGCGACGCATGTTTGTCAGGCCGGCAAGAAGGCTTTCGGGCGCGTCACTCTGGTTTCTGACGAAAGTTCAAAATAACGGTTGACGCCCTCTGTGATCTGTCTATAATTCGCCCCACTTCCGGCGCAGACGGAAACGAAAAACTCTTGTAGATCAACGGTTTACGAAGGTTTGGAGTTGAAGGTCAGCGAGGAAAGACGTCGAGTCTGGAGTGATCGACAGCGGTGAGAAAAAAGAGTTTGACACGCGGTTGTAACGCTGTAGAATTCGCCTCCCGCTGATGAGCAACCTAGAGTTGATCGAAGCGCAAGTGGTTGAAGTTACAAAGGAAACTTTGAAAGCTTCTTGAAATAACCGCTTGACAGATACAAGAGACGCTGTAGAATGCGCGCCTCGGTTGAGAGTAAAGCTCTTAACCACCCGCTCTTTAACAACTGAATCAAGCAATTCGTGTGGGTGCTTGTGGTGTCAGACTGAAGTCAACAGATTATCAGCAACCCAAGTTACTCCGCGAGAAATCAAAGATGTAACCAACGATTGCTGAGCCAAGTTTAGGGTTTTCTCAAAACCCAGTTAGATGTTTGAACTGAAGAGTTTGATCATGGCTCAGATTGAACGCTGGCGGCAGGCCTAACACATGCAAGTCGAGCGGCAGCACGGGTACTTGTACCTGGTGGCGAGCGGCGGACGGGTGAGTAATGCCTAGGAATCTGCCTGGTAGTGGGGGATAACGCTCGGAAACGGACGCTAATACCGCATACGTCCTACGGGAGAAAGCAGGGGACCTTCGGGCCTTGCGCTATCAGATGAGCCTAGGTCGGATTAGCTAGTTGGTGAGGTAATGGCTCACCAAGGCGACGATCCGTAACTGGTCTGAGAGGATGATCAGTCACACTGGAACTGAGACACGGTCCAGACTCCTACGGGAGGCAGCAGTGGGGAATATTGGACAATGGGCGAAAGCCTGATCCAGCCATGCCGCGTGTGTGAAGAAGGTCTTCGGATTGTAAAGCACTTTAAGTTGGGAGGAAGGGCAGTTACCTAATACGTATCTGTTTTGACGTTACCGACAGAATAAGCACCGGCTAACTCTGTGCCAGCAGCCGCGGTAATACAGAGGGTGCAAGCGTTAATCGGAATTACTGGGCGTAAAGCGCGCGTAGGTGGTTTGTTAAGTTGAATGTGAAATCCCCGGGCTCAACCTGGGAACTGCATCCAAAACTGGCAAGCTAGAGTATGGTAGAGGGTGGTGGAATTTCCTGTGTAGCGGTGAAATGCGTAGATATAGGAAGGAACACCAGTGGCGAAGGCGACCACCTGGACTGATACTGACACTGAGGTGCGAAAGCGTGGGGAGCAAACAGGATTAGATACCCTGGTAGTCCACGCCGTAAACGATGTCAACTAGCCGTTGGGAGCCTTGAGCTCTTAGTGGCGCAGCTAACGCATTAAGTTGACCGCCTGGGGAGTACGGCCGCAAGGTTAAAACTCAAATGAATTGACGGGGGCCCGCACAAGCGGTGGAGCATGTGGTTTAATTCGAAGCAACGCGAAGAACCTTACCAGGCCTTGACATCCAATGAATCCTTTAGAGATAGAGGAGTGCCTTCGGGAGCATTGAGACAGGTGCTGCATGGCTGTCGTCAGCTCGTGTCGTGAGATGTTGGGTTAAGTCCCGTAACGAGCGCAACCCTTGTCCTTAGTTACCAGCACGTTAAGGTGGGCACTCTAAGGAGACTGCCGGTGACAAACCGGAGGAAGGTGGGGATGACGTCAAGTCATCATGGCCCTTACGGCCTGGGCTACACACGTGCTACAATGGTCGGTACAGAGGGTTGCCAAGCCGCGAGGTGGAGCTAATCTCACAAAACCGATCGTAGTCCGGATCGCAGTCTGCAACTCGACTGCGTGAAGTCGGAATCGCTAGTAATCGCGAATCAGAATGTCGCGGTGAATACGTTCCCGGGCCTTGTACACACCGCCCGTCACACCATGGGAGTGGGTTGCACCAGAAGTAGCTAGTCTAACCTTCGGGGGACGGTTACCACGGTGTGATTCATGACTGGGGTGAAGTCGTAACAAGGTAGCCGTAGGGGAACCTGCGGCTGGATCACCTCCTTAATCGACGACTCAGCTGCACCATAAGCACCCACACGAATTGCTTGATTCATTGAAGAAGACGATTAGAAGCAGCCTGAGTTCTGGGTCTGTAGCTCAGTTGGTTAGAGCGCACCCCTGATAAGGG contains:
- the coq7 gene encoding 2-polyprenyl-3-methyl-6-methoxy-1,4-benzoquinone monooxygenase; its protein translation is MATERQYSPIDRLLLQADSAMRTLLPSSAHARRPSPAVVQPDHTMSEADARHVAGLMRINHTGEVCAQALYQGQALTAKLPKVRKAMEHAAEEEIDHLVWCEQRIHQLGSHTSVLNPLFYGLSFGMGAVAGIISDRVSLGFVAATEDQVCKHLSEHLEQLPTEDGKSRAILQQMLSDEEHHAESALEAGGFRFPAPVKFGMSLLAKVMTRSTYRV
- a CDS encoding histidine triad nucleotide-binding protein; translated protein: MDTLFTKIINREIPAKIIYEDDQVLAFHDIAPQAPVHFLVIPKKPIRTLNDLTEEDKGLAGHILFTAQRLALELGCEEGFRVVMNCNELGGQTVYHIHMHVLGQRQMNWPPG
- a CDS encoding SDR family NAD(P)-dependent oxidoreductase; translation: MTRYALITGASSGIGLAIAEALARRGRNLILVARQRDLLETTALEFTQRFGVEVLIRACDLGEPLRLSGFLLELEDGAHQIDLLVNAAGIGTCGPFLAQDWGVEQDLIDLNILALTRLCHTVGNLMAIQGGGQILNVASVAAFQPGPWMSTYYASKAYVLHFSEGLREEVKKAGVNVSVLCPGPTRTAFFRTAQLQVNVDNLMSPEEVALYTVRALAKNRAVIIPGFSNRFWTLSPRFVSRWLARQISGYINKKFCPR
- a CDS encoding DUF805 domain-containing protein gives rise to the protein MTDTLFKIMFEGQVRDGVEPETAKANVAGLFKSDAAAVEKLFSGKPVTLKRGLVHTEAERYITALKEAGVEAHIEPDQAISLNLDEVATPATPWAADKRSPEPASPYAPPKAQVGHEEFGHSTLKVFTTNGRIGRLRFLAWSMVQCVTLIVLLSLALAVMNASLVGGGLLIAVLVVVFITIGIMIGVQRLHDLGWSGWLLLLNLVPFVGTLFPFLIMVLPGTKGPNQFGPPPPPNTRGVKFLAVVWIAMIPVITVASIYYGIATLAKEELALKTDEYEQTLPYDDQEDSALSAPDDVNKEPNEQNDK
- the hemJ gene encoding protoporphyrinogen oxidase HemJ — protein: MLYLWIKALHVISMVCWFAALFYLPRLFVYHSMSEDTVSRERFMVMERKLYRGIMTPAMIATLVFGGWLISFDPSGYFSQGWMHAKLTLVFLLIGYHHVCGAQMKRFARGENGRSHVFYRWFNEIPVLILIAVVILVIVKPF
- the argC gene encoding N-acetyl-gamma-glutamyl-phosphate reductase, with product MVKVGIVGGTGYTGVELLRLLAQHPQAEVVVITSRSEAGLPVADMYPNLRGHYDGLAFSVPDVKTLGACDVVFFATPHGVAHALAGELLAAGTKVIDLSADFRLQDPVEWAKWYGQPHGAPQLLQDAVYGLPEVNREQIKSARLIAVPGCYPTATQLGFLPLLEAGIADNTRLIADCKSGVSGAGRGLSIGSLYSEANESFKAYAVKGHRHLPEITQGLRRAAGGEVGLTFVPHLVPMIRGIHSTLYATVTDRSVDLQALFEKRYADEPFVDVMPAGSHPETRSVRGANVCRIAVHRPQGGDLVVVLSVIDNLVKGASGQAVQNMNILFGLDERAGLSHAGMMP
- the erpA gene encoding iron-sulfur cluster insertion protein ErpA translates to MSVESFTPTALEFTPNAAHKVKTLVDEEGNDRLKLRVFVTGGGCSGFQYGFTFDEDVADDDTIVEREGVSLVVDPMSFQYLAGAEVDYQEGLEGSRFVIKNPNASTTCGCGSSFSI
- a CDS encoding anhydro-N-acetylmuramic acid kinase; protein product: MAYFYIGVMSGSSLDGIDIALLKQDNRPILLATHYIPMPEDLHAELLALCSSGADELARAAVTEQKWCRLVAEGVLTLLKEQNMVAGQIRAIGSHGQTIRHEPARGYSIQIGNPALLAELTEITVVSDFRRRDIAAGGQGAPLVPAFHEALFDDNKNHRAVLNIGGFSNLSLIESDRPVEGFDCGPGNVLLDAWIQSKRTQSYDENGNWAASGQVNKELLNTLLSDPFFQTKGPKSTGREVFNLGWLRHHLFQFQTLAPEDVQATLLELTALTITESLQSAQSSTVDLLVCGGGAHNTALMSRLAELLPDTQVSSTDKFGVDPDWVEAMAFAWLAHCCLESVPANRPTVTGAKGLRILGAIYPA
- a CDS encoding peptidoglycan DD-metalloendopeptidase family protein, with translation MKDTPPKAPPLYPKSHLLAASGIAALLSLALLVFPSSEVEAKRTNLALDLEMPDQDVQDQDAPEATQATPETTESPFARIDDTDDQAQDTAAAQPAEKPAPAADKNPNHREVTVSKGDTLSTLFEKVGLPAATVHEVLASDKQAKQFSKLQNGQTLQFELTPDGQLKQLHTKLSEVESISLSKTATGFAFNREISKPNVRNAYVHGVINSSLSQSAQRAGLTHSMTMDMANIFGYDIDFAQDIRKGDEFDVVYEQKVVNGKSVGTGNILAARFTNRGKTYTAVRYTSKQGTTNYYTADGNSMRKAFIRTPVDFARISSMFSMGRKHPILNKIRAHKGVDYAAPRGTPIKATGDGKVLLAGRRGGYGNTVIIQHGDTYRTLYGHMQGFAKGVQTGSAVKQGQVIGYIGTTGLSTGPHLHYEFQVNGVHVDPLGQKLPMADPIAKSEKQRFMQQSQPLMARMDQEKATTLASNKR
- the tyrS gene encoding tyrosine--tRNA ligase, with the translated sequence MKSVEEQLALIKRGADELLVEAELVEKLKRGQPLRIKAGFDPTAPDLHLGHTVLINKLRQFQDLGHQVIFLIGDFTGMIGDPSGKSATRPPLTREQVLDYAETYKSQVFKILDPAKTEVAFNSTWMDKLSPADFIRLSSQYTVARMLERDDFDKRYKSNQSIAIHEFLYPLVQGYDSVALKADVELGGTDQKFNLLMGRELQRSYGQEPQCILTMPLLEGLDGVKKMSKSLGNYVGIQEAPGIMYSKLVSIPDSLMWRYFELLSFRSMEEINGFKAECEAGANPRDIKIKLAEELVARFHGEDAAANAHRSAGNRMKEGELPADLPEISLAAAEDMPISAVLNKAGLVKNAAVARDLLASGGVRIDGEVVDRGFVFKLGATHVCQAGKKAFGRVTLVSDESSK